A window of Akkermansiaceae bacterium contains these coding sequences:
- a CDS encoding sodium/solute symporter (Members of the Solute:Sodium Symporter (SSS), TC 2.A.21 as described in tcdb.org, catalyze solute:Na+ symport. Known solutes for members of the family include sugars, amino acids, nucleosides, inositols, vitamins, urea or anions, depending on the system.), with product MSIQPLVANTGIHLNGTDYGVIVVYVLVLLGVGFFVSWRQRHSDDLFLASRSLGWGNVGLSIFGTNVGPAFLIASCGAGYTTGMATANYEWMAFVFLFFLGMFFVPYYLHTKVSTMPEFMRKRFGNRCYSFMSWYALFSTVVMWLGGTLFAGGALFSQLTGLELYTSIALLALIAASFTVAGGLAAVVWTDSFQSLLMIGGASALAVIGLVQVGGFGEAATIEVGSNPEMTWKLFHGNGAETPWYVYFLGYPVLGFWFWCTDQTIVQRVLGARDLKQGQAGTLFAAFLKILPPFIFLIPGIFAARLLPGIDDDKAVFTTMVATYLPHGMIGLIMAVLVAAVISTLDSGLNSFSTIFTLDIYKRHINPGASDHLLKKTGRIITVSAAVLAVGIAIFLANNKGERNLFDLFQSLIGFLAPPIAAVFLLGVFWHRATSKAAFLTLVLGTLCCISVGMLNLLEVDQLTIGGKTLVTITPWPHFLMISFYLFVFNLLLMVISSLLTRHSKEEANFPSLREAYQSNHPLGKPGWYLWGGVFALMIAIYCIFN from the coding sequence ATGTCCATACAACCACTCGTTGCCAATACCGGTATCCATCTGAACGGAACGGATTACGGGGTGATTGTCGTATATGTGTTAGTATTGTTAGGTGTTGGATTTTTTGTCAGCTGGCGGCAGCGGCATTCAGATGACTTGTTCCTTGCGTCCCGCTCCCTGGGCTGGGGTAATGTGGGACTCAGTATTTTTGGCACCAACGTTGGCCCGGCATTTTTAATAGCGAGCTGTGGCGCGGGCTACACAACCGGGATGGCAACGGCTAACTATGAGTGGATGGCGTTTGTTTTCCTCTTCTTTCTAGGGATGTTTTTTGTGCCCTACTACCTGCACACCAAGGTATCGACCATGCCCGAATTCATGCGCAAGCGCTTTGGCAATCGATGTTACAGCTTTATGAGTTGGTATGCGTTGTTTAGCACCGTTGTCATGTGGTTAGGTGGCACGCTTTTTGCGGGAGGAGCCCTGTTTAGCCAGCTCACCGGGTTGGAACTATACACGAGTATTGCATTACTGGCATTGATTGCCGCCAGCTTCACGGTGGCAGGCGGCCTCGCCGCCGTGGTATGGACGGACTCTTTTCAATCGCTGTTAATGATCGGCGGCGCATCCGCACTCGCCGTCATCGGCCTCGTCCAGGTGGGTGGGTTCGGGGAGGCGGCGACCATCGAGGTGGGTAGTAACCCTGAGATGACATGGAAGCTCTTCCATGGCAATGGCGCGGAGACCCCATGGTATGTCTATTTCCTGGGTTATCCCGTGCTTGGATTCTGGTTTTGGTGTACCGACCAAACCATCGTCCAGCGCGTGTTGGGAGCCAGGGATTTGAAACAGGGGCAGGCAGGCACCCTGTTTGCCGCTTTCCTGAAAATACTTCCACCGTTCATCTTCCTGATACCGGGGATTTTTGCCGCCAGACTGCTGCCGGGGATTGATGACGACAAAGCAGTCTTCACCACAATGGTCGCCACCTACCTCCCCCACGGGATGATCGGTTTGATCATGGCCGTGCTGGTGGCCGCAGTGATCAGCACCCTCGACTCGGGACTGAACTCCTTCAGCACCATTTTCACACTCGATATCTACAAACGTCATATCAACCCGGGAGCAAGTGATCATCTGCTGAAGAAAACCGGTCGGATCATCACTGTGTCAGCCGCCGTTCTTGCCGTGGGAATTGCTATCTTCCTCGCTAACAACAAAGGCGAGAGAAACCTCTTTGACCTCTTCCAAAGTCTGATCGGGTTCCTGGCTCCGCCCATTGCAGCGGTATTCCTGTTAGGTGTTTTCTGGCACCGGGCCACGTCGAAGGCTGCCTTCCTCACACTTGTCCTGGGAACACTGTGCTGCATCTCCGTGGGCATGCTGAACCTGCTCGAGGTCGACCAGCTCACTATCGGTGGAAAAACACTCGTCACGATCACGCCGTGGCCGCACTTCCTGATGATCTCGTTCTACTTGTTCGTTTTCAACCTTCTGCTCATGGTGATCTCCTCACTACTCACCCGCCACAGCAAGGAGGAAGCCAACTTCCCCAGTCTCCGGGAAGCCTACCAAAGTAACCATCCGCTTGGAAAACCAGGTTGGTATCTCTGGGGGGGGGTGTTTGCCCTCATGATCGCCATTTACTGTATTTTCAACTAA
- a CDS encoding Gfo/Idh/MocA family oxidoreductase: MSGMQSPATTTPLTFAVIGCGARARAYMELAMQQPELHRITAVADPVAARSGFIASLEQRGGVKSFEYGEELLAGPKLADVALISTQDRDHFGQARMALESGYDVLLEKPAAGSIEEVAELSRLASALNRKVILCFVLRYTPFYKKVKEVVDSGRLGEILDIQMVEGVEPWHFAHSFVRGHWAKSADSTPLMVAKCCHDTDIMSWLVGSRCTSLSSSGETGYFNLAHAPANAPQRCTDGCEHSQQCPYDARRYASDKREPWLPQIMPAPQEATAEEVLDWVAGHQWGRCVFRCDNDAPDHQNTSMTFESGVTASLLLTAFDAGRRINIRGTKAHLQGGLHIDGVPYKLCIRDHFTGDTDILSIDDGSGQSGYESHGGGDQGLVQTLYPTFKETGAIECRASLLKDSIEGHRIAFASEVARLTGQTVHLTQTSK, translated from the coding sequence ATGTCAGGAATGCAGTCACCGGCTACTACGACACCACTCACATTTGCGGTCATCGGATGCGGCGCGCGGGCGCGTGCTTATATGGAACTCGCGATGCAGCAACCGGAGCTTCATCGGATTACCGCCGTAGCGGATCCGGTGGCGGCGAGGAGTGGGTTCATCGCGAGCCTGGAGCAGCGCGGCGGGGTGAAATCCTTCGAGTATGGCGAGGAATTATTAGCGGGTCCCAAGCTGGCGGACGTGGCTCTGATCTCGACCCAGGACAGGGATCACTTCGGGCAAGCCCGCATGGCTTTGGAAAGTGGTTATGATGTTCTTTTGGAAAAACCTGCGGCCGGCAGTATCGAAGAGGTGGCGGAATTAAGCCGCCTCGCCTCGGCATTGAACCGAAAGGTGATCCTTTGTTTTGTCCTTCGGTACACGCCCTTTTACAAAAAGGTCAAGGAGGTCGTCGATTCGGGCAGGCTGGGTGAGATTCTCGACATCCAGATGGTCGAGGGGGTGGAGCCATGGCATTTTGCGCATTCCTTTGTCCGTGGTCACTGGGCGAAATCCGCGGATTCAACCCCCTTGATGGTGGCCAAGTGTTGTCACGACACGGATATTATGAGCTGGTTGGTTGGAAGTCGCTGCACGAGTCTCTCAAGCAGCGGGGAGACGGGCTATTTTAATCTTGCCCACGCCCCCGCCAATGCGCCGCAGCGTTGTACGGACGGCTGCGAGCACAGTCAACAATGCCCTTACGATGCCCGCCGCTATGCCTCGGATAAACGCGAGCCATGGCTCCCACAAATCATGCCGGCCCCTCAGGAAGCAACGGCCGAGGAAGTGCTGGACTGGGTGGCAGGCCATCAATGGGGTCGCTGTGTCTTCCGGTGTGATAACGATGCGCCCGATCACCAGAATACCAGTATGACCTTTGAATCCGGTGTGACCGCATCCCTGCTGTTGACCGCCTTTGATGCAGGTCGACGGATCAACATCCGGGGAACCAAGGCCCATCTGCAAGGCGGTTTACACATCGACGGAGTGCCCTACAAACTCTGTATCCGCGATCATTTCACCGGTGATACGGACATCCTCAGCATCGATGATGGATCCGGGCAATCGGGATATGAAAGCCACGGCGGCGGGGACCAAGGTTTGGTACAGACGCTCTACCCGACCTTCAAGGAAACCGGGGCCATCGAATGCCGGGCATCCCTGCTCAAGGATTCGATCGAAGGGCACCGGATTGCCTTTGCTTCGGAAGTGGCGCGCCTGACTGGCCAGACTGTCCACCTGACCCAGACATCTAAATAG